Sequence from the Rhodanobacter sp. genome:
GCTGCTGGCGGTAAGCGGAGTACACGCGGCGGAAACGCTGCGCCGCCTGCAGGTGCACGCGCTCCACCACCTGCGGCATCACGCGACTGATCGAGGCCTCGATGTCGATGGCCGGGTAGTGGCCGGCTTCGGCCAGGTCGCGCGAGAGCACGATATGGCCGTCCAGGATCGCGCGCGCCGCATCGGCGATGGGATCGTGGCGGTAATCGTCGCCTTCGGTGAGCACGGTGTAGAACGCGGTGATGGATCCTTTGCCTTCGGCATCGTTGCCCGCGCGCTCCACCAGTGCCGGCATCATCGCGAACACCGACGGCGGATAGCCCTTGGTCGCGGGCGGCTCGCCGATCGCCAGCGCGATCTCGCGCTGGGCCTGCGCGTAGCGGGTCAGCGAATCCATCAGCAGCAGCACGCGCTGGCCGCGGTCGCGGAACCACTCGGCGATGGCGGTGGCGTATTGCGCGCCGCGCAGGCGCTTCAGCGGCGGCGCGTCGGCCGGCGCGGCGACGATCACCGCGCGGCGGCGGCCTTCTTCGCCCAGGGTGTGCTCGACGAATTCCTTCACTTCGCGGCCGCGCTCGCCGATCAGGCCCACCACCACCACGTCGGCGTTGGTGTAGCGCGTCATCATCCCGAGCAGGGTGGATTTGCCCACGCCGGAGCCGGCGAACAGGCCGATGCGCTGGCCGCGGCCCACGGTGAGCAGGGCGTTGATCGCGCGCACGCCCACGTCCAGCGGCGCGTCGATCGGCTTGCGCGCCATCGGGTTGATCGGCTCGTTCTTCAGCGCGGCATGTTCGTCGAGGTCGAGCGAGCCATGGCCGTCCAGCGGCAGTCCGTCGGCGCCGACCACGCGGCCCAGCAGGTGCGCGCCCACCGGCAGGCCGCCGTTGTGCGCGCAAGGGCGGACCCGCGCATTCGGCAGCACGCCATGCATGTCGCCCACCGGCATCAGCAGCAGGCGTTCGTCGGCGAAGCCCACCACTTCGGTTTCCAGTTGGCCGCCGGCCGCAGTATCGACCAGACAGCGGGCACCCAACGCGGCTTCGCAGCCTTCGGCTTCGAGGGTGAGGCCAACGACCCGGCGCAGGCTACCTTCGACGGTGAGCATGCGCGCGGCTTCGGCGCGCGCGGATTTCCGCGCGATCTGTTCTTGCCAGCGCCCGCGCTGCGCCACCGGATCGCCGGCGGGGATCATGGCTCGCCACCGTGCGTTTCGCCGGCTTCGCCAAGCACGGCATCGGCCATCGCGGCGAGCCGCGTCTCCACCCGCGCGTCCAGCCGCGAGTGTTCGCTTTCCAGCACGCAGTCGCCGCGCACCAGCGCGGGATCGGCCTGCAGCTGCCAGTGCTTCTCGACTTGCCCCAGGCTTTGCAGCAGGGCGAGATCCTGCGGATGCAGGTGCACGCGGAGTTCGCGGGTATTCGCCGGCAGCGCGCCGGCTGCTTCGCGCACCGCCCGCGCAATGAGCTCGGGCGACAGTTTCAGTTCGTGCGCGACCACGCGGCCGGCCACCACCATCGCCAGTTGCGCCAGCTCGTGCACCACGTGCTCGTCCATCGCCTGCAGCGGGCGCGCCGCCGCCTCGCACAGGGCATCGAACTGCGCGAGGCGCTGCAGCAGCTCCTGTTGCGCCAGCGCACGCCCTTCGGCCAGTCCGGCGGCGCGGCCTTCGTCGCGCGCCTGCTGTTCCAGCGCTTCGAGGTCACGCACGGTAGGCAACGGCGGCAGGTCGTTGGCGGCCTGCGGCACCGCTTCGGGGTCGTCGCCGACGTTGGGCATTTCCCAACGCTGGTATTCCGAACCTGCATCGTGGATCGCGGCGGCCATCAGACGTACTCATCCCCACCGCCGCCGCCCAGGTTGATCTGGCCGGCATCGGCCAGCTTGCGCGCGGCGGCCAGCACTTCCTTCTGTGCCGCGTCGACTTCGGAAAGGCGCACGGGGCCTTTTACTTCCAGATCGTCGCGCATCATGTCGGCGGCGCGCTTGGACATGTTGGAGAAGATCTTCTCGCGTATCGCCGGCTCGGCGCCCTTCAGCGCGGTGATCAGGATGCCCGACGGCACTTCGCGCAGCAGGGTCTGCATGCCGCGGTCGTCCAGGTCGGCAAGGTCTTCGAACACGAACATCAGGTCTTCGATGCGGCCGCCCAGCGCGCTGTCATGGCTGCGGATCGCCGTCATCAGCTCGGCCTCGCGGTTGCTGTCCATCGCGTTGAGGATGTTGGCGGCCGCTTTCAGCCCGCCCACATTGGCGGACTTGAGCTTCTTGGTGTTGCCGTTGAACTGGCGCTCCATGATCTCGTCCAGCTCGTTCAGCGCATGCGGCTGCACGCCGTCGAGCGTGGCGATGCGCATCACCGCGTCGCTGCGCGTGCGCGGCGGCAGGTAGCCGAGCACTTCGGCGGCCTGGTCAGGCTCGAGGTGCGCCAGCACGAGCGCGATGATCTGCGGGTGTTCCTGGCTGATCATCTCGGCGATCGCGCGGCTTTCCATCCACTTCAGCGATTCCAGCCCCTTGCTGCTGCGGCCGAGCAGGATGCGGTCGATCAGGCCGCCGGCCTTGGTTTCGCCCAGCGCATTGGTGAGTATCTTGCGGATGTATTCCTCGGTGCCCACGCCAAGTGAGGTCTGCATGCCCATGTCTTCGTCGAGCTTGTCGAGCACCTGCTCGACCTGCTCGCGCGACACGCTGGAGAGCCCCGCCATCGCGGTACCGACCGACTGCACGTCGCGCGCGCTCAGGTGCTTGAGCACTTCGGCGGCGTCCTGCTCGCCGAGCGTCAGCAGCAGGATGGCCGCGCGCTGCGCGCCGGTGACGGGTGCATCGTGGCGGTTAGTTGCCATCTTCGTTCACCCAGTTGCGCACGACCTGCGCCACTTGCTTGGAGTTTTCGCCCACCATGCGGCGGGCCTGGCCCACACGCTGCTCGTAGGCCTGTGAAGGCGTGGTGTCGATCCGCGCGGCATGCGCCGGCGGTGCGGCGTGCTGGCCCAGTTCCCGCGCGTGCGGCTCGTCGTCGCCCACGCGCACGGACACGCCGGGCACCGACGCCGGCAGTGCGGCGGACCTGTCCGGCGCGCTGCGCAGCAGCCCCTTGAGCAAGGGCCGCAGCAGGCCGAACGCCACCACCAGCGCAATCAGGATGCCGAGGGATTGCTTGATGAGATCGAGCATGCCGGGGCGTTCCCACAGCGGCACCGACGGCTCGGCCTCCGGCGTGGCGTTGCGGTGGAACGGCTGGTTGATCACGCTGACGCTGTCGCCGCGCGTGGCGTCGAAGCCCACGACGTTCTTCACCAGGTCCGTGAGGTGCTGCAATTCCTGCGGGGTGAACGGCACTTCCTTCTGCCCGGCCTTCGCGCCGGCGGCCGCGGCGGCAGTCACCAGCTTGTCGTCCACCAGTACCGCCACGGTGAGCCGGTCCAGCCGGCCTGCCGGGTCGCTGACGTGGCTGATGGTGCGATCCAGTTCGTAGTTGCGCGTGGCGCTGCTGGAGCTTTCGCCTCCGCTGCTGGAGGAGGAGGCGGTGGCGCTGCCCGGCGTGGCGGCCGCGCCGGCGTTGGGCTTGGCGGCGGTGGGTTGGGCCACCGTCTTCGGCGGCTGGTTGCTGAGCGCGCCGGGTATGCCGCCGGCCGCGCCGCTGCCGGTGCGCTGCTCGCTGCTGACCTGCTCGCTGCGCAGCGCGGGGTTGTCCGGGTCGTAGGTCTCGGTGGCTTTCTCGGTCTGGCTGAAATCCAGATCCGCGTTGACCTGCGCATGCACGCGACCGGGGCCGACCAGCGGCGTCAACAAATCCTCGATGCGCTGCGCATAGGTGTTCTCGATGCGCGTGGCCAGGCGCAGCCGGTTGTCGCTGATGCTGCCGGGCGTGTCGGCGCTGCCGGTAAGCAGCTGGCCCTGCTGGTCGACCACCGACACCTGGCTGGGGTCCAGCCCCGGCACGCTGGCGGCCACCAGATGCACGATGGCCGCCACCTGCCCCGCATCCAGCGAACGGCCCTGATAAAGCGTGAGCAGCACCGAGGCGCTGGCCTCGTGGTTGTCGCGGATGAAGGCCGACGGCTTGGGCAAGGCGAGATGCACGCGTGCGGCGCGCACGGATTGCAGCGAGGCGATGGTGGAGCCGAGGTCGCTTTCCAGCATTTGCTGGTAGCGCGTGCGTTCGGCGAGGTCGCTCATGCCGAACGGCGAATCGTTGGCCGACTGCGTGTCGAGCGCGGCGCTGCCCTGCGGCAGGCCCTTCGACGCCAGCTGCAGGCGCAACGCGCCGAGATCGGCGGCCGGCACCATGATCGAGGTGCCGTCGCTGCCCAGCTTGTACGCGGTGCCGTTGGCTTGCAGTTCCTGCGTGATCGCGGCGGCGTCCTTTTGGTCCAGCCCGGCATACAGCAGGCCGTAGTTGGGACCGCGCGACCACAGCACCACCGCCACGCCCAGCGCCACCGCCGCCGCCACCGCCACCAGCAGGACGAGTTGGCGCGCCGCAGGCGTGCGGGCGATCTGCTTGAAGGGGTCAAGGCGCACGCCGGCGTTGTCGCTACCGGTCGTTGCGATGGCGTTGTCGGCCATGCTGCTGCTCGTCGGTCAGGGTTGCGCGATGATTGATCGGAGGCCGGTCAAACCGTCATGTTCATGATGTCCTGGTAGGCGCCTACCAGCTTGTTCTGCACCGCCACCGTCGTGCGCAACGCAAGGTCGGCCTTCTGCACGGCGATCATGGTCTTGGCGAGGTCGGCGCCGGGGTCGCCGCGCTCGAAGCTGGCGGCCATCCGTCCCGCTTGCATCTGGGTGTCGCCCACCGCGGCGATGGACTGCCGCAGCAGCGTGGCGAAGTCCGTCTGTCCACCGCCGGGCTGCGTTTGCGCCGCGGCTTCCGGCAAGCGCGTCTGCGCCGTCATCTGGCGCATCTGGGCAAGCAGGTTGTTGATGTCGATGGTGCTCATGGCGCGGCCCCACTGTGATGGACGGAAGACGGAATCCCGTCACGCGACGGTTTCCATCGAGGCAAATGCACGAGCCGTGCCATGACTGTCGCGGTTGTGCTTCGGGGTTGAGAAGGCGCATGCGATGCGCGACGGTTCGCTTGCCAAGGCGTCCCGCGAGCGGGACGCCCGGCGCATGGAAGCGGTCAGGCCGCCATGCCGTTGGCCTGCAGGCCGTACTTGCGCAGCTTTTCCACCAGGGTGGTCCGCTGCATGTGCAGCAGGCGCGCGGCATGCGCCACCACGCCATCCGTGATGTCCAGCGCCTGTCGGATCAGTCCCACCTCGATCTCCGCGAGATGGTCCTTCAGGTCGATGCCTTCTTCGGGCAGCAGGCGCTGCGCCTCGTCCGCCACCTGCAAGCCGATCGCGCCGATCACCGGAGTCGGCGCATCCATCAGGGCCAGCAGGGCCGAACCGCGCACTTCCTCGCCGACCGGCACGCGACGGTATTTCGATGGCAGTTCGCTGACGCGCACTTCGCTGTGCGGGCACAGGATCGCCATGCGCTCGACCAGGTTGGCCAGCTCGCGCACGTTGCCCGGCCAGGCATGCTCGCTCAGCGCCTGCATCGCGCCCGCACTGAAGCGCGCCACGTCGAGGCCGCGGCGCGCGAGGCGCTGGTTGAACTCCTCGATCAGCACCGGCAGGTCTTCCAGCCGCTCGCGCAACGCCGGCAATTCCAGCGGGAACACCGAGAGGCGGTAATACAGGTCTTCGCGGAAACGGCCTTCGGCGATCGAGTTCTCCAGGTTGCGATGGGTGGCGGCGATGATGCGCACGTCGCAGCGCTGGGTCTTGGTGCCGCCCACGCGCTCGTACACGCGCTCCTGCAGCACGCGCAACAGCTTCACCTGCATCGGCAGGCTCATGTCGCCGATCTCGTCGAGGAACAGGGTGCCGCCCTCGGCCAGCTCGAAGCGGCCCTTGCGCGCGCTGATGGCGCCGGTGAAGGAGCCTTTCTCGTGCCCGAACAGCTCGCTCTCCAGCAACTCGGCAGGGATCGCACCGCAATTGATCGCGACGAACGGCTTGTCGCGGCGCGCCGACTGCTCGTGGATGGCGCGCGCCACCATTTCCTTGCCGGTGCCCGACTCGCCGAGCACCAGCACGGTGGAATCGAACGGCGCCACCTGGCGGATCAGCGCATTGAGATGCACCATCGGCGCCGAATGGCCCACGAAGCGCAACGCGCCGGCGTGGCCGCCGAGCATGCGCGCATGGATGCCGCGCAGTGCCTCAGACATCTGTTCGTACAGCAGGGGCACGTCCACGAGCGCTGCGCGCGGCGCGGCGGCCTTGACGTAATGCGCCGCCAACGGGGCATCGGCGGCCACCAGCATGGCCGCACGCTTGGCGGCGGCGCCGAGCAGGCCGAGCTGTCGCTCCACCATGGCTTCGTCGCTGTCGCTGCCCACGTACACGCCTTGCCAGGCGTGGCTGATTTCTTCGACGCCAAGGCAATCCACCGCACGCTGCGGGTGGTAGCCGAGAAAGTGCAGGGCCGACATCACTGCCTCTGCACGAGTCGCGTTGGACTCGATGACGAGAAAATCGAACTTGTGCATTGCCCCTGTTCCTTAAACACGTCACGCACCCCTGGGCATCCTGCGAGGCACGTTGCTTCATCAGTGCCAGCATTCCGTCACTGGCGCACTGAACGACGAGCAACAACGAGGCCAACTTTGACGAAGCGCGCGACAACAAAACGTCAATGGCGACGAATTCACGGCGCACTCACGCCGTGCCCGCGAAGCCGCTTCATGTAACGCCCGCATGAAAACACATGCCATGTATGGCTTTTTTGCGGAACAAGCGCCAGAGCCCTGACTAGTCCATTCCCTGCAACGCATGGAGAGATGTTTTTTTGGCGATTTCCGCAGGTGTGATGCCCGTCACATATGCCATCGTGGCCTCAGCCAACTTGCTGACGCGCACCTGCCACTTTGCGTCGGTGATGGCGAAACACGAGACGCTCAATTGCGTCACTTATGGCATCTCCGTGCAGCGTGAACTCCACGAAGCTGCGGCCGCGCTCCAGCACGCGCACCGTGCGCGCCGGCAATTCCAGCGGCAGGCTGCGGCACGCGTCGAAGCGTATGCGCAGCAGCATGCCTTCGCCCGCCGGCACCATCTCCGTGGGCAGCACAGCGCCCACCGCGTTGAAACGCAGCGCCTGGCGCGGCGGCAGCGAAGCGGTCGGCGCCAGCATCTGGTTGACGATTTCCACCAGCGCGGTGAGCTTGGCGTCCATGCGGAGGATTTCCTGCATCAGCGGGCTTTCCTCGTCGCCGTGATCGGTGCGGCGCTCTTCCAGCGAAGCCAGCGTCGCCAGCACGTTCGCATTGCGATCCGCCAACCGCTGCTGCAGCTCCTGCGAAGGCGGCCACTCCAACGGCTCGCAGTCGGCATGCAGCCGCTCCTCGCTGCTGAGGCGTTGCTCGAATGCGTCCCAACTGCTGGCGGTCATGGCGGCTCCGCGTTGATGTGATCCGAAAAATCGGCTTGCGCTGCCGATGCAGCAAGATGCTCGTCAATCGGCCGCGGATCAAGCTCCGCCGCATCGTGCGGCAACGACCCATGCATCAAATTCTTGACGCCCCGGCGCTTGCCCGGCGCTTCCGCCACGCGGCGGTGGGAAAACCCGCAGCGCTCCGATGCCCGCATCCGTTACGGACGTTACGTCACCGACCCAAGCCGACGTAGCTGTTCAAAGCACGATGCGCATAGCCGTGCCGACTCAAGGCGTCGGCGACCTGCGCACGCGCGCACGCCGCCAGGCTCAGCATTTCCTCGTTGCAGGCCAGCAGCTTTTCCAGCAGTTCGCGGCTGCGGTCGTCGCGCGGGTGAGTGGCTCGCAGCAGGGGCGCACGCTCCACCTCCATCCTCGGCAGACTGTCCCACCGGCCTTCGCGCGCGGCCGCCAGCATGTCGTTGCTGACCTCCAGCGCTCGTTCCAGCGAGGCATGGTCTTCGCTCATGCGGCGCTTCCGGTACGGCTGGCGAGGTAGCCGTCACGAATGCCGTTCCAGCCCTTGCGCACCGGCTCCAGCAGGTCCATGCATTCGACCAGCGCCTCTTGGTCGTTGTTCAATTGCGCAAACAGCAGGCGGCGCGTGATGTAGTCGTAGAGCGAATCCAGCCTTTGCGCCACCTCGCCGCCGGCCTTGTGGTCCAGGCTGACGCGCAGTTCGCCCACGATCGCCACCGCCTTGGTGACGGCCGCGCCCTTGGCGGATACGTCGCCGCGATACAGGTGCCCCCGCGCTTGCGCGATGCGCTCCATCGCGCCATCCAGCAGCAGGGCGATCAACTGATGCGGATCGGCGCCTTCGACGCGACCTGCAAGACCGGTCTGCTGGTACAACGCGCTGGCCTGGCGCATGTAGGCATTCGTCATGAGCGAAACTCCGTCAACCGTGGCTCGAAGAAGAGTTGTTGTTCAGCAGCGCATTCAGCGATGTGGTGATCGAACTGCTGGTGTTTTTCAGCGTCGACATCAACGTATCCAGCGCGGTGTATTGCTGGCGCAGCTGGGTCGCGTAGGCGGTCATGCGCGCGGTGAGCGCGGTCTGTTCCTGGCTCAGGTTGGTGAGCTGCGACTGGATGCTGTTGACGCGCGAGGCGATGATGCCGCCGCTGCCGGTGAAGCTGCTCAGCGCGCTGCCGAGCGTGGTGGCGTAGCCGTTGCTCCCGGCGAACAGGCTCTGCACGGCGCCGGGATTGGTCTGCAGCTGATTGTTCAGCTGGTTGCTGTCGACGCTGAGCGTGCCGTCGGCGTTGCGCGTGACGCCCAGCGCTGCCAGCGAGCCGATGCTGTTGCCCGCCACGCCGCCGCTGAGGATGCCGTTGATCTGCCTCTGTATTGACATCAAGGTGGCGTCGCCCAGCAGCACGCCGGCTTGCTGGGTGGTCGGGTCGTAACTGTTCAGCGTGCTCGCCGTGGAGACGTAGCTGTTGTAGGCGGTGACGAAATTGTTCACCGCCGTGCTCACCGCACTGGGATTCTGGGCCACCGTCAGGGTGGTCGAACCGGCCGC
This genomic interval carries:
- the fliI gene encoding flagellar protein export ATPase FliI produces the protein MIPAGDPVAQRGRWQEQIARKSARAEAARMLTVEGSLRRVVGLTLEAEGCEAALGARCLVDTAAGGQLETEVVGFADERLLLMPVGDMHGVLPNARVRPCAHNGGLPVGAHLLGRVVGADGLPLDGHGSLDLDEHAALKNEPINPMARKPIDAPLDVGVRAINALLTVGRGQRIGLFAGSGVGKSTLLGMMTRYTNADVVVVGLIGERGREVKEFVEHTLGEEGRRRAVIVAAPADAPPLKRLRGAQYATAIAEWFRDRGQRVLLLMDSLTRYAQAQREIALAIGEPPATKGYPPSVFAMMPALVERAGNDAEGKGSITAFYTVLTEGDDYRHDPIADAARAILDGHIVLSRDLAEAGHYPAIDIEASISRVMPQVVERVHLQAAQRFRRVYSAYRQQRDLIAVGAYQKGSDPQVDQAIEMWPQLRDFLQQEVDEPVTLAAAVERLALIAERVTT
- the fliH gene encoding flagellar assembly protein FliH, producing MAAAIHDAGSEYQRWEMPNVGDDPEAVPQAANDLPPLPTVRDLEALEQQARDEGRAAGLAEGRALAQQELLQRLAQFDALCEAAARPLQAMDEHVVHELAQLAMVVAGRVVAHELKLSPELIARAVREAAGALPANTRELRVHLHPQDLALLQSLGQVEKHWQLQADPALVRGDCVLESEHSRLDARVETRLAAMADAVLGEAGETHGGEP
- the fliG gene encoding flagellar motor switch protein FliG; the protein is MATNRHDAPVTGAQRAAILLLTLGEQDAAEVLKHLSARDVQSVGTAMAGLSSVSREQVEQVLDKLDEDMGMQTSLGVGTEEYIRKILTNALGETKAGGLIDRILLGRSSKGLESLKWMESRAIAEMISQEHPQIIALVLAHLEPDQAAEVLGYLPPRTRSDAVMRIATLDGVQPHALNELDEIMERQFNGNTKKLKSANVGGLKAAANILNAMDSNREAELMTAIRSHDSALGGRIEDLMFVFEDLADLDDRGMQTLLREVPSGILITALKGAEPAIREKIFSNMSKRAADMMRDDLEVKGPVRLSEVDAAQKEVLAAARKLADAGQINLGGGGGDEYV
- the fliF gene encoding flagellar basal-body MS-ring/collar protein FliF; translation: MADNAIATTGSDNAGVRLDPFKQIARTPAARQLVLLVAVAAAVALGVAVVLWSRGPNYGLLYAGLDQKDAAAITQELQANGTAYKLGSDGTSIMVPAADLGALRLQLASKGLPQGSAALDTQSANDSPFGMSDLAERTRYQQMLESDLGSTIASLQSVRAARVHLALPKPSAFIRDNHEASASVLLTLYQGRSLDAGQVAAIVHLVAASVPGLDPSQVSVVDQQGQLLTGSADTPGSISDNRLRLATRIENTYAQRIEDLLTPLVGPGRVHAQVNADLDFSQTEKATETYDPDNPALRSEQVSSEQRTGSGAAGGIPGALSNQPPKTVAQPTAAKPNAGAAATPGSATASSSSSGGESSSSATRNYELDRTISHVSDPAGRLDRLTVAVLVDDKLVTAAAAAGAKAGQKEVPFTPQELQHLTDLVKNVVGFDATRGDSVSVINQPFHRNATPEAEPSVPLWERPGMLDLIKQSLGILIALVVAFGLLRPLLKGLLRSAPDRSAALPASVPGVSVRVGDDEPHARELGQHAAPPAHAARIDTTPSQAYEQRVGQARRMVGENSKQVAQVVRNWVNEDGN
- a CDS encoding sigma-54 dependent transcriptional regulator is translated as MHKFDFLVIESNATRAEAVMSALHFLGYHPQRAVDCLGVEEISHAWQGVYVGSDSDEAMVERQLGLLGAAAKRAAMLVAADAPLAAHYVKAAAPRAALVDVPLLYEQMSEALRGIHARMLGGHAGALRFVGHSAPMVHLNALIRQVAPFDSTVLVLGESGTGKEMVARAIHEQSARRDKPFVAINCGAIPAELLESELFGHEKGSFTGAISARKGRFELAEGGTLFLDEIGDMSLPMQVKLLRVLQERVYERVGGTKTQRCDVRIIAATHRNLENSIAEGRFREDLYYRLSVFPLELPALRERLEDLPVLIEEFNQRLARRGLDVARFSAGAMQALSEHAWPGNVRELANLVERMAILCPHSEVRVSELPSKYRRVPVGEEVRGSALLALMDAPTPVIGAIGLQVADEAQRLLPEEGIDLKDHLAEIEVGLIRQALDITDGVVAHAARLLHMQRTTLVEKLRKYGLQANGMAA
- the fliS gene encoding flagellar export chaperone FliS, with amino-acid sequence MTNAYMRQASALYQQTGLAGRVEGADPHQLIALLLDGAMERIAQARGHLYRGDVSAKGAAVTKAVAIVGELRVSLDHKAGGEVAQRLDSLYDYITRRLLFAQLNNDQEALVECMDLLEPVRKGWNGIRDGYLASRTGSAA